The genomic region GAAGTGTTTCGAATAGACTGTAAATATTCTTATTGAGAATTAAATGCGCAACGAGTGATGTAAACATCAAGTTATGCACGCTTTGCGAACGTTTTATCGAGCTAGCGAGAGAGTCATTACGATAAATTGCTATTACCGCCTACATTTCGTAACGTCGAAATAAGCGATAATTACAAATCTTCTCCGTCGCATCGTATAGCAATGTCTGTGCATACGAAATATTTTCACTAAAAATATCGGAAAGGCGCATAGGTAATCGAAAAATTACTGCTCccgaaatgtataatttttacaagtacatCTCGTAATGTCGGAATATTTTCGAGTCGCAGCATCTCCATGTATACACCAATAATTCTCGagatgaaatatatttacatactacTACGTACATAAATAAATGCGAAGTCCACCGTCTTTTTACAGAGACGGCAGTAAAAATGCTTGGAGTGCGGTGCGAGTGTGTCGAACTGCGTCGAGAAGCAGTTTCAACAAATTGCCAATTCGTCACCAGCACTTACCTTATGCGTATTTACAAATGCGTTTGCTGGTGATGAATTCCTTCTCGCGTCGTCTCGAAGTCATCTTCTACGGAATAAATTCTCGCGCTCATCCTAGCGAGTATCAACGCAAGCATTCGTTCCGTTATAGAAATCCGTTAGCTATATATTTGTACAAGTACAAAATACCTACAAAATCGAATATTTAACTACGTAAGGAAGACTCTGTTACTCAAGTTTGGAATCGCAAAAATTCAATCTAGGCCGGAGGATCGTGGAATTTCGCTCTTCTTCGTCCTCCTCTATCTTTTTTAGAATATCGATTAATCGTGCTGCATGATGGCCTCACCGCGTTCACTATTGTTTCAATGCGATGCGTGTAAAATCATCACAGCAGCGAGTTTGGGACGGAAACAGGATGTATTCCGGTAGGTTAAGCCGAACTTAGAAGCTCTCTGCAAACAACAATGAGTTGGTTAAGGTGAGGTGACAAGTGTGTATGTATTTGAGAAGTCAAATATCAACAAAGGCCAGCAATCACACAGGAAGTACACGAAGAGTCAATTATAGCACTTAATACTTTCAGAAAGAAATTATCTAACTCTATCATTATTACATCTATTAAAAATTACCGCAGACCATTACCtattttttcgcaaatgtataaaaagttattattcgTGTACGCAGCAAACATTGACATATaactagtaaaattaaaaacagatgTTTCTGTATAATCGTTATGTATTTTCCGGTAAGCGAGCAAATTGTTCGTAAAGTGAGCGAAACTTGGAATTGACAACGATCCTATAAATTTTCCGGAAACAGTTGAACGTGCGTTACATGTACCTGCGTGTAATACGCAGGTAAGAGACCGGGCGTTCCACTCGAGCGTGTCTCATTCGCGGATTCCTTTTACGATTAATATGGTAATACTTACGTCGAAAGTTCTCTCCCTAATAAGCCAGTTCCGACTAATCCAGTACGCGATCGACTCCTATTTAGTTGCGCTCTCCTTTCCGCTGTAAAATTAAAGCAGAGTTGAACTCATTACCAGTAAGCTTGATATTATTCTAGAGTAATAGAATTTGCACTCTGTACTAGAGGAGCGTATCTtgaaaaaagcgtttttataaGATGTTTGTTCGATAATTACTGCACGAAAGAAGAACGGAACgtcattttatacattattcatGTACCGACATTCCAGGATATCTTTACATTAAATGATACATACAATTTACAACACTGAACACATATCAAGGAAAACAAGATTAAGACAAGCAAATAACTCGTTACTCtgcatttaattacaaaaaaatatatataagtttttatacaaaacagTCTTTGatacatgttttattaaaaactcgtttgcTTTATGTCACACTTCAAATTTgaagcaagaaaaaaaatacacataaacAATcatgataatttaaatttttacaaagaaacgGGTGTTAGGAGTACTTTAATGATATTACAatcatcaataataaaaaaaaattgaaaattacatgTCCGCCTACATCTCATTGAACTTTGTAGTCTAGATATATATATGATCGAAATGACGTGTTATGTGACAGAGGCATCTCGACTTTATCTCTATCTTATTTtgcattttcataatttctgcagtaatcaataaaattatatttgcgcGTGTCAAATACGTATATAAAACTTTCCATTACAAATATTCATTCTcatttgcttaaaaaattttaacattataattaaatatttatatgctaCATGAAAATATTGCAAACTCTCAGATCCCTTACACAAATTATCAGTCTTGAATAGTTCGTAGGACACGTCTAGTTAGAAATTCATGGGCaagtaaaagttttatttatgtattgtacATTGCATCAAAACTATACTTGAATCTAgctactttcaaaataaataaaaaaacgtaaaagaTTACTAATTAACATGACTAGTGCAAGATATAATTTGTACATTGTATtcgctaaaaatataattactcgGAATTATAGCgtgaaaatattattgcaacgaCATGCTGCTTTTAAGATGAAAACGTCGCCTATCTTAAtggaaaaaaatcaaacaactTTTAGAGCATGCATCTTTTAACGCCTtttagaacaaatttttttcgcaatgaTAGagttaaagagatttttttctcttgtcagtctttccattttcatcATCAGTCTTGTACTAAAACAACATACAATTCAGTTATATGGTACTTGTCGGTATTTGCCAAAACTTCCATTTCTTTTTCCACGATCTAACCTTTGGTTTTcttaatttatcataattaatttttgaacctGAATTGCTTGCTTCCGGAGTGAATTGCTTGTATGTGTTTGCAAGGTGTTCAGAAATTTCCCCGGACGCATTTAAACCTTTTGTACTAGCACGAGTGGAATTTgactttattaaatacaatggGCTATTTTCCGATAACAGCATAACTCCACTTATTTCTGTTACTAGCGGCGATGGCGCATCAATTATCTGTTCGCTACTCGAAAGCTGAATAGACATGCTCGAGTTTTCGAATCCCACGCTTCTCAAATCCTGTATGTTTTGATTTTCGTCATATCGCGTcagattttcgaaatttttcgatcttaaaagttttttcattGGAACGAACGCCGGTTTGAATATCTTAGTATAAAGACCGTCGATCGATTTTGATAGCTTTTGATTTACAGAATTTGTGTTTACGACTGATGTGTTCACATTTGATGGCATAGTGGTATTCATACTGGGTGGACTTTGCAAATAAGCGTGCGATCTACGGCGTTTTGCGATTGTATTGTTCGCACGTATACGTTTGCGATTCGATATGGTGCGGCGCACGATGCTGTTTCTCTTGCGTATCTTGCTAACTACGACGTGTCTTTGTTTAACAGGACTAAGCATACATGCTCGATCAATAGAGATGTTTTTACCCACTAGCGGGCTCGAATCCAATTCAACATCCTTAACGCATCTGGACTCCAAATTTCTGAATGTTTTTagcaaaatatctctttttggTGTCTCGTTGGATACCGGCATTGCCATGTAATATGCGTTATTACAACGGCtgcacattttctttttttgaaaaaacgtGACTCTGGACGAATACTTTGTCTGTCTAGGCGTCTTTTTCGCCTCATCTATGAGCATTCGTTTATAGAGGTCTTGATTTTCTTCCGGCGTAAAGAAGTTCGTGGAATCGCTCGCCGCGCGTATCTGAGCCATAATTCTGTTTGGAAGTATATCACGTCGTATGATTTCAGTTGGAGTTAGATTTTCATATCTGTGCGTTAATTTAGTCGAATTGTTTAAGGTATTACTAAATATACATGCTTGAGTTGCTTGGTCCTTCTTCACTACTTGTTGCCCGATGTATGTCCTATACAACTTACCACCAGCTACGCGGGTTTGTCGCTTGCGTCGTTGGTCCGGTCGACTGAAGGCCGATCCAGTTTGTAACGCTTCCATCAGACTATCCATGACACCTTCCTGCGTCTCGTGTGCATTCATATCGACTAGGGCGCGTTTACGCGCGGCTCGCGCCGCTTTTTCCGCTTCTGCTTTCTCGCGCGCTTCTCTCGCTCGTCTCTGTTTTTCTTCGCCTTCCTTCAGCTTGATTATCTCCTTCTGCGATTGCTACGGTGAGAATATCGCATTAGAGATAGTGATTGAATAGACTGCGACGTAACGCAGTCCAAACTAGCGTGCATTTACCAAGAAATCGTCTTTGAACGTCTTGATATCGCCGAAGAATTCCTCTATGGTGTACTTCTGTTTATCGAAGGAAAAGAATTCGGAGATGTCAGTGTACAAAGAGTCcatatttttgaacatattcTGCAAAACCTCGTAAGATTCCCTAGCTTTCTTGGCGAACGGCTATAAAGTAGCATTGTTAAGGAAATATCTTTAATCAATACGGAACATTCATAGATGTTATTAGTTGTTATTGTGTAACAAAGAATTAGTAAAGGATACTTTCATGACATCTATAAATAGATCTTCATCGCATTGCGGAACTTTAGCATTCGTGAGATCCTGTTCGAGATTACGGATATTGGTCTCCATTTGACGTAACGTTCTCTGAACGTTCTCTAAAGATACTCGACTGGCGCGATCTACGTGTGCTAATTCCTCAACGAAGCTGAGACATTCCGGAAACTTTCTCTCTATGGTATCCACCAAGTAATGCATAAGAGTTTGTTTGTTATCGATGTCTTTAGTACTGGTAAGCTAAAAAGAAATGTACATCGTGAAACAGCGTCGAGACAATAAGCAATTTGCACTACATACTGCAGAACAAACCTTTGTAAGAAAACTAATCTCAAATCCGAACGCTTGACCATTTTTGGAACCAGAATTCATATAGTTTCCGAGTAATAATATTAACTCGAGAATCCGtgcaaattttttgcttttctttACTTCTTCGCATGCCGCTCTAGCCGCCACTATGTCAGGTTTTATATCTTGTACTAATTCCTCGTACCGCAGCATGAAGCTTAATGATCTCAATCTGGGCAGTAACCTTTTTATCGTAGATAtctgtaaaattgatatttgtaaatttcaaattcggagtaagataaaaatgtatatattgtagaaaaaaaatcaagtaagATTACCGTAACACAAAACTGTTCTGCTTCAGTCAAGTCATCGTACCGATCCTTGTACATCTGTAACTTCGACAGTTGATCTGGCGGTGGTAAATACTGTATTAAACCTTGCAATATATTATCAGAAATGACTGGTCCCTCACATCTAAATAAACATCTTTTCACTTCCACATAAGGCATGTGCTTTAGGGTGCCACCGAGAagaattgatatattttgagCCGCCTTACCATCCAAAACTTTGAGATCCTTTACTTTTTTCGTTGGGGCTGACCTATGTATACAAAAAGTTCATTAATATTCTATATACACGTATACGAGTACGTACGAAATAAAAATGCTAattattgaaatgaaatttaCTTATCAACTACATCATCCATTCTTTTTCCACTCGGTTTCGATGCAAATTTCTGCGCGAGGCCATCCAATATTTCTGGGCTAGCCAATTTGTCTTCTTGTACTTTTGTCCAGAACGATTTTTCTGTCAATTTGTGAGGCAAAATCTGAAACATCACAAAGTTTTACATAGTAGGACATATATTAgcctaaaaaataattaatatccaaACAAGTATTGTACTTTCTACCaacaataatttgattaaacataaataaattacacataCCGCTTTCCAATTCGCTCTTTTCAGTGGACCATCTACTTCCCACTTCTTTTTCGGTTTTAGCCCATGAGGTAAAACTTGCATCGCCGGAGGTGGTG from Solenopsis invicta isolate M01_SB chromosome 7, UNIL_Sinv_3.0, whole genome shotgun sequence harbors:
- the LOC105202582 gene encoding protein diaphanous isoform X3, coding for MSGIQRRKSWYHKAEAGIKLDTWFGRPKKSGRGGGPRGYAGSNTMPRPHSGDDINEIEQQRCIIERMDEDTVNDRFEEMLANMNLTEEKKEPLRQQSESKKKEMLVLHYKGSIQDNRSKFDKPADYIQYLAQPDLSVNKIYNCIESLRIALTNNPLSWVQEFGTKGLKQVLATLNECYRNAFIYYDSDNRYERIQYECIRCLKAIMNNTVGIKEMLAHHEALTIVARSLEPTKPSVMSEAVKLLGAVCLISSDSHKKVLDAVTMNGEFKGRERFLPIVQGLMNKKNENLRVVCLQLINSIISSAEDLDFRLHLRNEVMRVGLADILETLEKDESEDLATHLKIFNDHKEEDYEEFVQRFDNVRLELDDVNDCFEVIKNMVMDTSAEPYFLSILQHLLFIRDDALVRPAYYKMIEECISQIVLHRSGCDPDFSATKRFQIDVQPLIDTLVEKSRAEEERRLVELTQKLEEAIASRQEAEAKLQHAENKITELEQGTGKPSGPRTAVCPPPPPMPGMGGGPPPPPPPPFPGGPPPPPMPGMTCPPPPPMPGAKGPPPPPMPGMGGGPPPPPMPGMGPPPPPMGALSPPPPAMQVLPHGLKPKKKWEVDGPLKRANWKAILPHKLTEKSFWTKVQEDKLASPEILDGLAQKFASKPSGKRMDDVVDKSAPTKKVKDLKVLDGKAAQNISILLGGTLKHMPYVEVKRCLFRCEGPVISDNILQGLIQYLPPPDQLSKLQMYKDRYDDLTEAEQFCVTISTIKRLLPRLRSLSFMLRYEELVQDIKPDIVAARAACEEVKKSKKFARILELILLLGNYMNSGSKNGQAFGFEISFLTKLTSTKDIDNKQTLMHYLVDTIERKFPECLSFVEELAHVDRASRVSLENVQRTLRQMETNIRNLEQDLTNAKVPQCDEDLFIDVMKPFAKKARESYEVLQNMFKNMDSLYTDISEFFSFDKQKYTIEEFFGDIKTFKDDFLQSQKEIIKLKEGEEKQRRAREAREKAEAEKAARAARKRALVDMNAHETQEGVMDSLMEALQTGSAFSRPDQRRKRQTRVAGGKLYRTYIGQQVVKKDQATQACIFSNTLNNSTKLTHRYENLTPTEIIRRDILPNRIMAQIRAASDSTNFFTPEENQDLYKRMLIDEAKKTPRQTKYSSRVTFFQKKKMCSRCNNAYYMAMPVSNETPKRDILLKTFRNLESRCVKDVELDSSPLVGKNISIDRACMLSPVKQRHVVVSKIRKRNSIVRRTISNRKRIRANNTIAKRRRSHAYLQSPPSMNTTMPSNVNTSVVNTNSVNQKLSKSIDGLYTKIFKPAFVPMKKLLRSKNFENLTRYDENQNIQDLRSVGFENSSMSIQLSSSEQIIDAPSPLVTEISGVMLLSENSPLYLIKSNSTRASTKGLNASGEISEHLANTYKQFTPEASNSGSKINYDKLRKPKVRSWKKKWKFWQIPTSTI
- the LOC105202582 gene encoding protein diaphanous isoform X5, whose amino-acid sequence is MITDWLDTWFGRPKKSGRGGGPRGYAGSNTMPRPHSGDDINEIEQQRCIIERMDEDTVNDRFEEMLANMNLTEEKKEPLRQQSESKKKEMLVLHYKGSIQDNRSKFDKPADYIQYLAQPDLSVNKIYNCIESLRIALTNNPLSWVQEFGTKGLKQVLATLNECYRNAFIYYDSDNRYERIQYECIRCLKAIMNNTVGIKEMLAHHEALTIVARSLEPTKPSVMSEAVKLLGAVCLISSDSHKKVLDAVTMNGEFKGRERFLPIVQGLMNKKNENLRVVCLQLINSIISSAEDLDFRLHLRNEVMRVGLADILETLEKDESEDLATHLKIFNDHKEEDYEEFVQRFDNVRLELDDVNDCFEVIKNMVMDTSAEPYFLSILQHLLFIRDDALVRPAYYKMIEECISQIVLHRSGCDPDFSATKRFQIDVQPLIDTLVEKSRAEEERRLVELTQKLEEAIASRQEAEAKLQHAENKITELEQGTGKPSGPRTAVCPPPPPMPGMGGGPPPPPPPPFPGGPPPPPMPGMTCPPPPPMPGAKGPPPPPMPGMGGGPPPPPMPGMGPPPPPMGALSPPPPAMQVLPHGLKPKKKWEVDGPLKRANWKAILPHKLTEKSFWTKVQEDKLASPEILDGLAQKFASKPSGKRMDDVVDKSAPTKKVKDLKVLDGKAAQNISILLGGTLKHMPYVEVKRCLFRCEGPVISDNILQGLIQYLPPPDQLSKLQMYKDRYDDLTEAEQFCVTISTIKRLLPRLRSLSFMLRYEELVQDIKPDIVAARAACEEVKKSKKFARILELILLLGNYMNSGSKNGQAFGFEISFLTKLTSTKDIDNKQTLMHYLVDTIERKFPECLSFVEELAHVDRASRVSLENVQRTLRQMETNIRNLEQDLTNAKVPQCDEDLFIDVMKPFAKKARESYEVLQNMFKNMDSLYTDISEFFSFDKQKYTIEEFFGDIKTFKDDFLQSQKEIIKLKEGEEKQRRAREAREKAEAEKAARAARKRALVDMNAHETQEGVMDSLMEALQTGSAFSRPDQRRKRQTRVAGGKLYRTYIGQQVVKKDQATQACIFSNTLNNSTKLTHRYENLTPTEIIRRDILPNRIMAQIRAASDSTNFFTPEENQDLYKRMLIDEAKKTPRQTKYSSRVTFFQKKKMCSRCNNAYYMAMPVSNETPKRDILLKTFRNLESRCVKDVELDSSPLVGKNISIDRACMLSPVKQRHVVVSKIRKRNSIVRRTISNRKRIRANNTIAKRRRSHAYLQSPPSMNTTMPSNVNTSVVNTNSVNQKLSKSIDGLYTKIFKPAFVPMKKLLRSKNFENLTRYDENQNIQDLRSVGFENSSMSIQLSSSEQIIDAPSPLVTEISGVMLLSENSPLYLIKSNSTRASTKGLNASGEISEHLANTYKQFTPEASNSGSKINYDKLRKPKVRSWKKKWKFWQIPTSTI
- the LOC105202582 gene encoding protein diaphanous isoform X1, with the protein product MSCRLDTVISSLNSQARSVTAKENIYSGCSGIGMQFIETIARPELNLRSIRGRTPWIRVNVTTVTLDTWFGRPKKSGRGGGPRGYAGSNTMPRPHSGDDINEIEQQRCIIERMDEDTVNDRFEEMLANMNLTEEKKEPLRQQSESKKKEMLVLHYKGSIQDNRSKFDKPADYIQYLAQPDLSVNKIYNCIESLRIALTNNPLSWVQEFGTKGLKQVLATLNECYRNAFIYYDSDNRYERIQYECIRCLKAIMNNTVGIKEMLAHHEALTIVARSLEPTKPSVMSEAVKLLGAVCLISSDSHKKVLDAVTMNGEFKGRERFLPIVQGLMNKKNENLRVVCLQLINSIISSAEDLDFRLHLRNEVMRVGLADILETLEKDESEDLATHLKIFNDHKEEDYEEFVQRFDNVRLELDDVNDCFEVIKNMVMDTSAEPYFLSILQHLLFIRDDALVRPAYYKMIEECISQIVLHRSGCDPDFSATKRFQIDVQPLIDTLVEKSRAEEERRLVELTQKLEEAIASRQEAEAKLQHAENKITELEQGTGKPSGPRTAVCPPPPPMPGMGGGPPPPPPPPFPGGPPPPPMPGMTCPPPPPMPGAKGPPPPPMPGMGGGPPPPPMPGMGPPPPPMGALSPPPPAMQVLPHGLKPKKKWEVDGPLKRANWKAILPHKLTEKSFWTKVQEDKLASPEILDGLAQKFASKPSGKRMDDVVDKSAPTKKVKDLKVLDGKAAQNISILLGGTLKHMPYVEVKRCLFRCEGPVISDNILQGLIQYLPPPDQLSKLQMYKDRYDDLTEAEQFCVTISTIKRLLPRLRSLSFMLRYEELVQDIKPDIVAARAACEEVKKSKKFARILELILLLGNYMNSGSKNGQAFGFEISFLTKLTSTKDIDNKQTLMHYLVDTIERKFPECLSFVEELAHVDRASRVSLENVQRTLRQMETNIRNLEQDLTNAKVPQCDEDLFIDVMKPFAKKARESYEVLQNMFKNMDSLYTDISEFFSFDKQKYTIEEFFGDIKTFKDDFLQSQKEIIKLKEGEEKQRRAREAREKAEAEKAARAARKRALVDMNAHETQEGVMDSLMEALQTGSAFSRPDQRRKRQTRVAGGKLYRTYIGQQVVKKDQATQACIFSNTLNNSTKLTHRYENLTPTEIIRRDILPNRIMAQIRAASDSTNFFTPEENQDLYKRMLIDEAKKTPRQTKYSSRVTFFQKKKMCSRCNNAYYMAMPVSNETPKRDILLKTFRNLESRCVKDVELDSSPLVGKNISIDRACMLSPVKQRHVVVSKIRKRNSIVRRTISNRKRIRANNTIAKRRRSHAYLQSPPSMNTTMPSNVNTSVVNTNSVNQKLSKSIDGLYTKIFKPAFVPMKKLLRSKNFENLTRYDENQNIQDLRSVGFENSSMSIQLSSSEQIIDAPSPLVTEISGVMLLSENSPLYLIKSNSTRASTKGLNASGEISEHLANTYKQFTPEASNSGSKINYDKLRKPKVRSWKKKWKFWQIPTSTI
- the LOC105202582 gene encoding protein diaphanous isoform X4, translating into MANRRDKSTGFLDTWFGRPKKSGRGGGPRGYAGSNTMPRPHSGDDINEIEQQRCIIERMDEDTVNDRFEEMLANMNLTEEKKEPLRQQSESKKKEMLVLHYKGSIQDNRSKFDKPADYIQYLAQPDLSVNKIYNCIESLRIALTNNPLSWVQEFGTKGLKQVLATLNECYRNAFIYYDSDNRYERIQYECIRCLKAIMNNTVGIKEMLAHHEALTIVARSLEPTKPSVMSEAVKLLGAVCLISSDSHKKVLDAVTMNGEFKGRERFLPIVQGLMNKKNENLRVVCLQLINSIISSAEDLDFRLHLRNEVMRVGLADILETLEKDESEDLATHLKIFNDHKEEDYEEFVQRFDNVRLELDDVNDCFEVIKNMVMDTSAEPYFLSILQHLLFIRDDALVRPAYYKMIEECISQIVLHRSGCDPDFSATKRFQIDVQPLIDTLVEKSRAEEERRLVELTQKLEEAIASRQEAEAKLQHAENKITELEQGTGKPSGPRTAVCPPPPPMPGMGGGPPPPPPPPFPGGPPPPPMPGMTCPPPPPMPGAKGPPPPPMPGMGGGPPPPPMPGMGPPPPPMGALSPPPPAMQVLPHGLKPKKKWEVDGPLKRANWKAILPHKLTEKSFWTKVQEDKLASPEILDGLAQKFASKPSGKRMDDVVDKSAPTKKVKDLKVLDGKAAQNISILLGGTLKHMPYVEVKRCLFRCEGPVISDNILQGLIQYLPPPDQLSKLQMYKDRYDDLTEAEQFCVTISTIKRLLPRLRSLSFMLRYEELVQDIKPDIVAARAACEEVKKSKKFARILELILLLGNYMNSGSKNGQAFGFEISFLTKLTSTKDIDNKQTLMHYLVDTIERKFPECLSFVEELAHVDRASRVSLENVQRTLRQMETNIRNLEQDLTNAKVPQCDEDLFIDVMKPFAKKARESYEVLQNMFKNMDSLYTDISEFFSFDKQKYTIEEFFGDIKTFKDDFLQSQKEIIKLKEGEEKQRRAREAREKAEAEKAARAARKRALVDMNAHETQEGVMDSLMEALQTGSAFSRPDQRRKRQTRVAGGKLYRTYIGQQVVKKDQATQACIFSNTLNNSTKLTHRYENLTPTEIIRRDILPNRIMAQIRAASDSTNFFTPEENQDLYKRMLIDEAKKTPRQTKYSSRVTFFQKKKMCSRCNNAYYMAMPVSNETPKRDILLKTFRNLESRCVKDVELDSSPLVGKNISIDRACMLSPVKQRHVVVSKIRKRNSIVRRTISNRKRIRANNTIAKRRRSHAYLQSPPSMNTTMPSNVNTSVVNTNSVNQKLSKSIDGLYTKIFKPAFVPMKKLLRSKNFENLTRYDENQNIQDLRSVGFENSSMSIQLSSSEQIIDAPSPLVTEISGVMLLSENSPLYLIKSNSTRASTKGLNASGEISEHLANTYKQFTPEASNSGSKINYDKLRKPKVRSWKKKWKFWQIPTSTI
- the LOC105202582 gene encoding protein diaphanous isoform X2 translates to MSCRLDTVISSLNSQARSVTAKENIYSGCSGIGMQFIETIARPELNLRSIRGRTPWIRVNVTTVTLDTWFGRPKKSGRGGGPRGYAGSNTMPRPHSGDDINEIEQQRCIIERMDEDTVNDRFEEMLANMNLTEEKKEPLRQQSESKKKEMLVLHYKGSIQDNRSKFDKPADYIQYLAQPDLSVNKIYNCIESLRIALTNNPLSWVQEFGTKGLKQVLATLNECYRNDNRYERIQYECIRCLKAIMNNTVGIKEMLAHHEALTIVARSLEPTKPSVMSEAVKLLGAVCLISSDSHKKVLDAVTMNGEFKGRERFLPIVQGLMNKKNENLRVVCLQLINSIISSAEDLDFRLHLRNEVMRVGLADILETLEKDESEDLATHLKIFNDHKEEDYEEFVQRFDNVRLELDDVNDCFEVIKNMVMDTSAEPYFLSILQHLLFIRDDALVRPAYYKMIEECISQIVLHRSGCDPDFSATKRFQIDVQPLIDTLVEKSRAEEERRLVELTQKLEEAIASRQEAEAKLQHAENKITELEQGTGKPSGPRTAVCPPPPPMPGMGGGPPPPPPPPFPGGPPPPPMPGMTCPPPPPMPGAKGPPPPPMPGMGGGPPPPPMPGMGPPPPPMGALSPPPPAMQVLPHGLKPKKKWEVDGPLKRANWKAILPHKLTEKSFWTKVQEDKLASPEILDGLAQKFASKPSGKRMDDVVDKSAPTKKVKDLKVLDGKAAQNISILLGGTLKHMPYVEVKRCLFRCEGPVISDNILQGLIQYLPPPDQLSKLQMYKDRYDDLTEAEQFCVTISTIKRLLPRLRSLSFMLRYEELVQDIKPDIVAARAACEEVKKSKKFARILELILLLGNYMNSGSKNGQAFGFEISFLTKLTSTKDIDNKQTLMHYLVDTIERKFPECLSFVEELAHVDRASRVSLENVQRTLRQMETNIRNLEQDLTNAKVPQCDEDLFIDVMKPFAKKARESYEVLQNMFKNMDSLYTDISEFFSFDKQKYTIEEFFGDIKTFKDDFLQSQKEIIKLKEGEEKQRRAREAREKAEAEKAARAARKRALVDMNAHETQEGVMDSLMEALQTGSAFSRPDQRRKRQTRVAGGKLYRTYIGQQVVKKDQATQACIFSNTLNNSTKLTHRYENLTPTEIIRRDILPNRIMAQIRAASDSTNFFTPEENQDLYKRMLIDEAKKTPRQTKYSSRVTFFQKKKMCSRCNNAYYMAMPVSNETPKRDILLKTFRNLESRCVKDVELDSSPLVGKNISIDRACMLSPVKQRHVVVSKIRKRNSIVRRTISNRKRIRANNTIAKRRRSHAYLQSPPSMNTTMPSNVNTSVVNTNSVNQKLSKSIDGLYTKIFKPAFVPMKKLLRSKNFENLTRYDENQNIQDLRSVGFENSSMSIQLSSSEQIIDAPSPLVTEISGVMLLSENSPLYLIKSNSTRASTKGLNASGEISEHLANTYKQFTPEASNSGSKINYDKLRKPKVRSWKKKWKFWQIPTSTI